TTACTATATATTGTTTCCCAAGGTTATGGTGTTACACGAGACATGATCGATAATTCAATTATGAGCATCAATGATGTACCTTCAAGAGGGGCAACAGCTTCTCATTGGGTCTATACGTAGACATGTACAATGTAGTGTAAGGCTGCAAGTGTTTGCAGTCTCAGACATTTCCTTAATGACCAGCACTAGGTTCAAAGGGCAGGCTTCAATCTCTGtccttccctctcttcatccatctctcCTGCCCCATGCATTTGGGCTGACAGTACCCAGACAGTCCCATATGGTCCTGTGCTCCTTGCACTGTCATACCACCAAGGCTAGGCAGGAGGCACCATCTGTTCAGCCAGTCAGAAGACGAAAAAGGCCAGCTCAGGACAAAAAATAGTCAGTCTGGGACAAGGGGTGGAATTTGGTTGATTGTTACCTGCTGGTCTGCTGCTACTATTTTTGGCCATTTTATACTGTAGAACATTCACTGCTGACCAAATCTaagattactttttttgtttatggtcATTAGAGCTGTCAGTTTGCCTCTGCACACTCCAAGTGCCTAGAACAATGGCATTGCTGATAGTATCATTAACATTTTccactgtgttttgtgtgtgtgtgtgtgtgtgtgtgtgtgtgtgtgtgcgcaggtcACTGCCAGGGGCTTCGCTCCATTGTTGCAGTTCGCCTACACAGCCAAGTTGCTGCTCAGCCGGGAAAACATCCAGGAAGTGATACGCTGTGCCGACTTCCTGCGCATGCACAACCTAGAGGACTCCTGCTTCCGTTTCCTGGAGGCACAGCTGCGGAGTGAGGAAGACGGGGCCCTGCTCAGCCAAAAGGTGGCACCAGAGAGCAACCATTCGGAAGATGAGAGCATGCAAGCTGAGGCATCGGCCATGACAACGAATGCACCAGAGACTTGGGCCGCTTCTCCACGCTCTCGCCGCCATCCAGATGCCCTCACTGCTCTGCGGCGGCCAGACCATGAGCGGCTGGCAGTCAACGCTGACTTCCCAGATGGCCAAGTGGACTCAGAACAGCAGGTCCCCTCGGATCTGCCACGTTTCCCCAAGTACAGGAAGTACCAGTGGGATAAGCACAACAGCAATGAGAGCTCCTCACATACCAGTAGTACCTCAGGTTTCCCAAGCACATTGCTCAGCGGGCCAGCCGTGACTCACATCAAACAGGAGCCGCAGGAGGGCGAGGACGAGCCCATCACACTGGGTCTGTCAGGCGACGAGGATGATGGCAGGGACAAGGACAATGGCACGGTCGACATGGAGTTGGATGGCAATGGACTGCATGGTCTCTTCAAGCAcggcatctctgaattggccAACACTTCCCAGCAGCTTAATTCCAGCAGACTGGCCTGTGCCCAGGTCAAAGCAAGCACTCAGGGAGAGCACAAAAATGACTACAGGCCTTCACAGGTGCCTGTGGCCTTCCCCAAAGATGCTGACAGCTTCTCCACGGGACTGTCTGTGAGGCCGGCGTCCTGTGATGGTGTATGTAAGCAGGATACGGAGTTAGACCGGCGCAGCGTCATCTTTTCGTCAGGAGCCTGTGAGCAGCTGCCCACACCTGCCCATTCCTACCCAGGCAACAACTCCCATGACAAGGAGTTGGCCAACCACCTGCCCAAAGGACTGTGGTTTGGAGGCAGCCAGTCGCTGCCTAGTTCGCAGAACTTTACCTCCGGTGCTGCTTCCGGTGAAGTGCCGATGCTCCTGTGCCGCCAAAGGCCCAACACCAGCTGCCCTGTGCCCATAAAGGTGTGCCCACGCTCACCGCCCTCCGAGACACGCACCCGCACCTCCAGCTCCTGCTCGTCGTATTCCTATGCTGAggatggcagtggtggctctCCCTGCAGCCTGCCCCAGTTCGAGTTCTCCTCGTCACCCTGCTCCAACATGACTCGTTGCATGCCAACTGACCCACAGGAACTGGGCACAGGTACTGACGCGCTGTTCGGCCCAGCAAGGCCAAAAATCAAGTGCGAGCAGGCATACGGAACCAACTCAAGCGATGAATCTGGATCCTTCTCTGAAGGAGACAGTGAGTCCTGCCATGTTCAGGAGCAAGGATCAGAAGTAAGTGATCTGTCTACTCTCTGTGGCTGATTTAATCTGTCAAGCAGACAGCATTagtaacaaaactagttccatCACTGCTTAGATTATGGTTTTGCAAAAGTCAATTTACTGAGTGTTCTGTTCATCAGTTCCAACAGGCGCTTAGTCTCTGTTTGCCTCCTGCTGAACAGATGATTTACCAAAGTCCTGTGCAGTAATTTATGACGTGGCAATGAACAAAATAATGATAAGTGTGTCTGTAGAATGCCCTGGTTCAGATGTGATTTACAGTGATATTGTTATGCGGCTGTGAGCGCCTAGATATTTATCTGCAGTCTGTGAGACAGGTCATGTGAAGGTAAAGGCGTGTATTAGTGCTAACTCGCTCACTATGGCGCACTGGTCATGTGATGGAGTCAAGCGTAGGCTGAATAAAGCTTCACTCACGTTAACCGCACACACGCCATCGCGAATAAGTAGGCGGCTTCCCGATAAGCGCTCCGATTGGTCGACGCTCCATCTTTTATCCTGAGAGCCTGGGGATGTCAGATAGAGATAAAACGAGACAAGATGGATCTGTGGTCTTTTTCATAGCTTATGAACCTTCTTGTTTCTGATAGGTCTATAAATGTCCTCCTTAGCCATAAACCCCCCACATAAAACTGGCATGGCCTTTTTTTCAATCCTGCTTTTTCAGTTTGTCCAAACAGAACTCTCTCACCAGTCTCTGCCAAGTCAACAGTAATCTGGAGATTATAGGCTTGTTTACTTGTTCACGAGtctgtgtttgggtgtgtgcgtgttaaGGAGATGTTTGTAGGGCTGTTGCTTCTGTCTGGGTCTTGTGATTTGTCAAATATGATTTTACATGCCTTTCTTACTATTTGACAAAATACCTGAATTGTTGGCGTTCCACAAGGCAACTGCCGAAAAAGATCACAACCCAAGAAATATGCGCGCTGATGGTCTAAGGTTTGTGGAAGTGCACACAAGTTTTTCTCTTAACCCTTAAACGAACACCACTATTATCAAACACTAGCTAACCTATAAACTCCCTTAAATACTGCATGTTATCGACAATTACACAGTGATATTTTGATAGTTATGTGTCTTATACAGACACGGCGGTTCAAAACTACTCGTACACAGGTATTTTGTCCGACATTAGGCagctgcctcacagcttcatGGTCCTCactttgatcctgagctcaagttactgtactgtctgtgTGGCGTTTTGTGTCCGTCTGGGTTTTCTCCGGGTTCTCGAGGTCTCCTCCAACAAtcttgccagtaggtggattcgCTATGGTAAATTGCACTTAATTGAATGATTGTGTGTGGATTTGTGCGTGCATGTGACCcacacaaggataggaatatcttaCAGTTTTGgtcttgtggggacatttggctggtctgCATGTGGAAAATTGCTTTTTCAAAAACtccaggttttatttatttatttatttatttattattattattattttaaactaaacaagtcaaaaggtttccttttggttcCCGATGTAAAGGTTATGGGTAGTTTTTGGTGTTGTATAGCATTTATTATCTACATTAATAGACAGATACGCCAATATGGAAGGTCCTCACTAGGATAATAAGAcaaacgtgtgtatgtgtatgtgtatgcagtATTTTAAACATGCAGGGGGGTTTTTTCTGACTAATGCCGATCACACAGCTGACTCACTATAAATTACAACATTGGTGCTTGTTAGTATTAGTGAGGACGACAGCAGCagctttctcttctctctccgtctctctcgtctttctatctttctctcttcctctctatttttgtctctctctctctctctctctctgtcccccccctttctttctcactcgctTTGCTGACACAGATGGATGACGAACCAATCCTCTCATTTTGCAGTAATCCACCTGACCAGGCACACAGTAGCTCACGCGTGCTGAGAGatctaacacacagacacacaatttaAGTCATATAGTTTctatcaaattttttttttttttcttttttaaatcagctCATATCGTTTCCGTCATCGTCTTATGAACTGTGCCTCCGCTGAACAATAGGCCATTCAGCTCAGAACTAAAACGGATTTGATCAAACCGCTGATTGATTAAAGAGCTAAAACTGGAGACGCATGACTCCTGCTCGGTCGGAAGATAAGGATGAATTCCTGCAGTCCGAACGGCTCGGGGTCGGTTTTGCGTGTAAGAGATTtgaggagaagaaaaggaaagagcgCTTTCGCATGATCGGACCTCGTGTAATCGTACGCGTGGGGGGCTGGGCGGAAGGCAGCTGGCACGTTGCCACGGCAACCGGAGCCCGTTAGAAATGAGGCAGCTCGTTTTGTCAGGTTGAGTCACACACACGGGGTAATGACCGCCGAGAGTGCATTAACACCACAGAAGGACACATGAACCTGCAAGTAATCTGCAGTTATTAGGCTTCCTAATTTTATAcctatccacacacacacacacacacacagcaataacAGAACATCCATCTTTACCacatattataccacagcaatttgcaatactaagttttttatatatatatatatatatatatatatatatatatatatatatattttttttttattaagaaccacacttcatactttttatccgtttatagttatagCCTATTTAATGCTGCGAAACAAGTTCACTCACATAAACAATTCCCTCacaattctttctcttgaagtcaataaaacaaaaaaaaaccacgacAAACTTTGTCgcgttaccaagaaactggaaGACTTTCCCCATTTCCTcgtacaaagcgctgacactggagactccttccgtgcaTGTTAAACCGACATCTCATTACAGAAggcgtcaccatatcaatgaatATACACtcgtctttgttaaatatcaagaCCCTTTTATATGATTCTTTATGATTATCAGGTTTAGATCATGTGGCGTGTCCACCACACACCAAGTCTCTATTAATTAGCTGTTTCAACGGGgatataaatcattataattgAAAATCATAAGTTAGTATGATAGTAGATTTTTTTcacccccacacccccacacacacacacacacacacacacacttacaccacCGCGCACCGTGTTCCTGTAAAGTTATATTATAGGGCTGTGGTGAATAATCAGGCAGATTAATCCACTGCGGCTTTGAGCATGCAGCTTTAAATCTCAGAATCTCCGAGGACTGGATTCTTTCACATCATCGTTGACCTGTCGTACACTCCCGGTCTGTCTCATTTCCCATCCCTCGTGCTCCTACATGCTCACTACATTACCTCTGTCACAAATCCTGTCTTATTTAattaactttaataaataaataaaaaatttaaagaatGGAAAGTCACTGTGATATGTAcggcttattaaaaaaaaaaaatgtaacctcTCGTTCCCTggaggttctctctctctctctctctctctctctctctctctctctctcacgctgttTCTCTATGTCTCTCAGCCTACTTTTCTATCAGGACCAGGAAAACGCACTCATACTGcctctgtgtgtttatatagcaaatgacaggagagagagagagagagagaaagagagagagagagagagatcctgagGGAGACTGGGTGAAACAGTGCTTTAAAAATAGCACCACTGGAAACAAGGAGTTTAGCGAAGGAAGGAAGTTGTTAAAGTGTAGGCTCATGGGCAGGATGGTCATAGTGAGACAAAGCGCTAGATATTTTACGGCGTAGCTCCACAATTCAGCGTTTTATGGACTTTGCGAACGTTTTGCGAGAATTACCCCAAAAGTATAGGGTTTTGTCTGacatctgtggaaaaaaaataaaaaattcattcaGATCGCCACTGAACACGAGTCGCTATAAGTTTTACGCCAAAATATTGCCACAAAACGTATAAAGTCAAAACGCTGCGTATGCTTTGATCTTAATGATGTGAAAACTCCACCAAAACTGTAATGAACATCACACCAAGGGATTCAACTCTTTTGTGAAAATTTTGCTAAAAAAGAGCGCGAGAGAGATTATTGAGGACTTGAAAGGTGGGACATTTTGATTAACTTTACCTTGGCCtgacaatttatttaaaaccgCCTGTATTCGGATTCGTTTTTGTGTTAGGCCGCGTTAAGACCCTTTATCTGATATGTTGAACTGTGCGTAATCATCGGTAcgctcttaaaaataaaggttccgcaatggttctttacagcaccatacAGGTACcaagaaccttcttcttgtcaaaaagcatttttcattgtataggggTTCTTGAgttggagattaaagaagtgattttttttcgtTATAGGGTCTTCAGAGCAGTGTTCTTCAGGGTATCATCCCTTAGCAGGTtaactggggcagtggtggattggcggttaaggctctggggtaCTGATCGAgcggtcgggggttcaagcccttgagcatggcccttaaccctctctgcttcaggggcgctgtatcatgtctgacccggTGCtccgaccccaacttcctgacatgctagGATGTCCGAagcaaagaatttcactgtgtatatgtatcTGTGAtcgataaagactcattatcattataaggTTCTTTGTAGAACTGGAACCTTATTTTGGTTCCTCACAGCACCAATGAAGGGTTTTTAGAGAACACgtgataacatggttccttaTGTCACTGCTGTGAAGGACCATTTCTGGGTTCCTTGAAGCACCGGTAAACAGATGGTTCTCCaaagaacttgagagtaaaGGGTTgttctaattggaacctttCTTTTTAAGAGTGTGTGGTGACGTTTTCTTTGAGAAGACGTCGATTTCACGTTTTCCGAGGGAGTTTCCGGTGTACCCCGGCTTCTTTGAACTACGTCCCACAACACCGAACCCGG
This genomic interval from Ictalurus furcatus strain D&B chromosome 2, Billie_1.0, whole genome shotgun sequence contains the following:
- the bach2b gene encoding transcription regulator protein BACH2 isoform X2, with amino-acid sequence MSVDEQPEGPMYVYESTVHCSNLLLGLNEQRERGLLCDVTVQVEGKQFRAHRAVLAACSGYFLQGLVAHGDNELIFTMPDEVTARGFAPLLQFAYTAKLLLSRENIQEVIRCADFLRMHNLEDSCFRFLEAQLRSEEDGALLSQKVAPESNHSEDESMQAEASAMTTNAPETWAASPRSRRHPDALTALRRPDHERLAVNADFPDGQVDSEQQVPSDLPRFPKYRKYQWDKHNSNESSSHTSSTSGFPSTLLSGPAVTHIKQEPQEGEDEPITLGLSGDEDDGRDKDNGTVDMELDGNGLHGLFKHGISELANTSQQLNSSRLACAQVKASTQGEHKNDYRPSQVPVAFPKDADSFSTGLSVRPASCDGVCKQDTELDRRSVIFSSGACEQLPTPAHSYPGNNSHDKELANHLPKGLWFGGSQSLPSSQNFTSGAASGEVPMLLCRQRPNTSCPVPIKVCPRSPPSETRTRTSSSCSSYSYAEDGSGGSPCSLPQFEFSSSPCSNMTRCMPTDPQELGTGTDALFGPARPKIKCEQAYGTNSSDESGSFSEGDSESCHVQEQGSEIKLPFPVDQITNLPRNDFQMMVKMHKLTSEQLEFIHDVRRRSKNRIAAQRCRKRKLDCILNLECEIRKLVCEKEKLLTERNQLKACMGELWENFSCLSQEVCRDVPLSPEQVQSLHHYCPVLRPTSDNTSPAHPSVPPTSIDLTTNSRAATPEPEFVKPPTTNDTHQAPAPAQCHVGNGEGEETTSSSAYIEAGHSLEQSNQTVTVDFCQEMTDKCTTDEQPRKDCA
- the bach2b gene encoding transcription regulator protein BACH2 isoform X1; this encodes MSHTHTHKHTHMLRCISTRVSVAGAVSVSAVQSNNSVERTSVSSGVCGMSVDEQPEGPMYVYESTVHCSNLLLGLNEQRERGLLCDVTVQVEGKQFRAHRAVLAACSGYFLQGLVAHGDNELIFTMPDEVTARGFAPLLQFAYTAKLLLSRENIQEVIRCADFLRMHNLEDSCFRFLEAQLRSEEDGALLSQKVAPESNHSEDESMQAEASAMTTNAPETWAASPRSRRHPDALTALRRPDHERLAVNADFPDGQVDSEQQVPSDLPRFPKYRKYQWDKHNSNESSSHTSSTSGFPSTLLSGPAVTHIKQEPQEGEDEPITLGLSGDEDDGRDKDNGTVDMELDGNGLHGLFKHGISELANTSQQLNSSRLACAQVKASTQGEHKNDYRPSQVPVAFPKDADSFSTGLSVRPASCDGVCKQDTELDRRSVIFSSGACEQLPTPAHSYPGNNSHDKELANHLPKGLWFGGSQSLPSSQNFTSGAASGEVPMLLCRQRPNTSCPVPIKVCPRSPPSETRTRTSSSCSSYSYAEDGSGGSPCSLPQFEFSSSPCSNMTRCMPTDPQELGTGTDALFGPARPKIKCEQAYGTNSSDESGSFSEGDSESCHVQEQGSEIKLPFPVDQITNLPRNDFQMMVKMHKLTSEQLEFIHDVRRRSKNRIAAQRCRKRKLDCILNLECEIRKLVCEKEKLLTERNQLKACMGELWENFSCLSQEVCRDVPLSPEQVQSLHHYCPVLRPTSDNTSPAHPSVPPTSIDLTTNSRAATPEPEFVKPPTTNDTHQAPAPAQCHVGNGEGEETTSSSAYIEAGHSLEQSNQTVTVDFCQEMTDKCTTDEQPRKDCA